In the Chlorobium limicola DSM 245 genome, one interval contains:
- a CDS encoding IS630 family transposase — MEKIDIRQHSDRERALLRKQVVRLRKQGKSNKEVAELLGLSVQTSSRWWQWYQRDGNAMLAVPKRGRKHGEKRHLSVEQEKQIQKMIVDHYPDQLKLPFALWDRQAVRQLIKLQFGFEMPIRTVGEYLSRWGYTPQKPIRKAYEQRPAEVARWMEESYPAIQTQAKAENAEIYWGDETGLSTQGNLVRGYAPAGKTPELRLNARKEHVSMISAISNRGKLRFMLYDDAMNGKRLIEFMKRLVKDAGRKVMLILDNLRVHHCKPVKEWLTKNIDTIEVFYLPAYSPELNPDEYLNNDLKNAVHGNKGGVSRNKETIRKKTVSHLRHLQKSPGKVAKLFNHPKVLYAKAS, encoded by the coding sequence ATGGAAAAAATCGATATCAGACAACACTCTGACCGAGAGCGCGCATTATTGCGCAAACAGGTCGTTCGGCTTCGAAAGCAAGGTAAAAGCAATAAAGAGGTGGCAGAACTTTTAGGGCTATCTGTTCAAACATCGAGTAGATGGTGGCAATGGTACCAAAGAGATGGAAATGCCATGCTTGCCGTGCCGAAACGAGGACGAAAACATGGAGAAAAACGGCACCTGTCGGTTGAGCAGGAAAAGCAGATCCAGAAAATGATTGTTGATCATTATCCGGACCAGTTGAAACTGCCCTTTGCGCTCTGGGACCGCCAGGCAGTCCGGCAATTGATCAAGCTGCAGTTCGGCTTCGAAATGCCCATCCGCACCGTCGGCGAGTATCTCTCGCGATGGGGTTATACTCCTCAGAAGCCGATACGGAAAGCCTATGAGCAACGCCCTGCCGAAGTGGCTCGCTGGATGGAGGAGTCTTATCCGGCCATCCAGACGCAGGCAAAAGCTGAAAATGCAGAGATTTACTGGGGAGACGAGACCGGCCTCTCAACCCAGGGCAACTTGGTACGGGGCTATGCTCCTGCTGGCAAAACTCCTGAGCTGAGGCTGAATGCTCGCAAGGAACATGTCAGCATGATTTCGGCAATCAGTAATCGGGGTAAGCTGCGTTTCATGCTCTATGATGATGCCATGAATGGCAAACGTCTGATAGAATTCATGAAACGTTTGGTCAAGGATGCCGGTCGTAAAGTGATGTTGATTCTCGATAATTTGAGGGTTCATCATTGCAAACCGGTCAAAGAATGGCTCACCAAAAACATTGATACCATTGAGGTGTTTTATTTGCCAGCCTATTCACCGGAATTGAATCCCGATGAGTACCTGAACAACGATCTAAAGAATGCCGTGCATGGAAACAAGGGCGGCGTTTCACGCAACAAGGAAACGATTCGAAAAAAAACCGTTTCGCATCTGAGGCATCTTCAGAAATCGCCCGGAAAAGTTGCAAAGCTATTCAATCACCCAAAAGTCCTTTATGCGAAAGCTTCGTAG
- a CDS encoding YadA-like family protein, with protein sequence MKSSKKNRMSSSSCQKKLGITLLCGLLGISGAITPCEPLLAEISGTVSGGTYVVGPEKVVKNGDTITLSSATISGVTFTGDMTIGNLTATDTQVNGPLDVTGQTTTNGITNTGNIATTTLSTTGNANVGGALTTHGITNTGPLSSADGNASLSVANGGTSLGVTNAGGQLNGITSNTGQTRIAGGDSGQSTVTLDNTGVHMANNGAPSRVTGVANGVNDNDAVNMNQLNTLSKKAYSGIAQVGALASIPEPKSGQCYSIGMGVGAYGGQGAVAFGGKAYVNDNITVGAGLGISSGSPSAMAAGASFSW encoded by the coding sequence ATGAAGAGTTCAAAAAAAAACCGCATGAGCAGCAGTTCTTGCCAAAAAAAACTTGGCATCACACTTCTCTGCGGCTTATTGGGCATTTCTGGTGCAATTACGCCCTGTGAACCGCTGCTTGCTGAAATAAGTGGTACGGTCAGTGGCGGCACCTATGTCGTAGGTCCTGAAAAAGTGGTGAAAAACGGTGATACCATTACCCTTTCCTCTGCAACTATTTCAGGGGTAACATTTACTGGCGATATGACAATTGGTAACCTGACGGCAACCGACACGCAGGTAAATGGTCCGCTCGATGTAACGGGGCAAACGACAACCAATGGAATCACCAATACCGGCAATATTGCGACAACGACACTGAGTACAACCGGCAACGCCAACGTGGGCGGTGCGCTGACAACCCACGGCATAACGAACACGGGTCCGCTCTCTTCTGCAGACGGAAATGCCTCTCTCTCCGTTGCCAATGGGGGCACTTCGCTTGGCGTGACCAATGCCGGTGGTCAACTGAACGGTATTACTTCCAATACAGGCCAGACCCGGATTGCCGGTGGTGACAGTGGCCAGTCAACCGTAACCCTCGACAATACGGGTGTTCATATGGCCAACAACGGTGCGCCGTCCCGAGTAACCGGAGTTGCCAATGGTGTGAATGACAACGATGCGGTCAATATGAATCAACTGAACACTCTTTCCAAGAAAGCTTACAGCGGCATTGCTCAGGTTGGAGCCCTGGCTTCAATTCCTGAGCCAAAATCCGGACAATGCTACTCCATAGGGATGGGGGTCGGCGCCTATGGCGGTCAGGGTGCCGTTGCTTTCGGAGGCAAAGCCTATGTGAATGACAACATTACGGTTGGAGCCGGCCTGGGCATCAGCAGCGGAAGTCCTTCTGCAATGGCTGCCGGTGCTTCTTTCAGTTGGTGA
- a CDS encoding SEL1-like repeat protein: MKRYIIGLLAACMLMQPAGARCEIPLLDNISQLQKEAQQGNAVAQNKLGLLYYTGQGVKRDYVEALRWYRMAAEQQRAWAQVSLGVMYYTGQGVKQDHAEAATWFRKAAEQGLPKGEYYLGVVYEKGQGVKQDHAEAATWFRRAAGQGLAEAQNKLGLMYYSGQGVKQDYVEAATWFRKAAVQEFALAQNSLGVMYYTGQGVKQDHAEAATWFRKAAGHGLSVAENKLGLMYYTGQSVKQDYTEAAGWFRKAAVKGLAEAQLNIGMQYYAGQGVNQDYTEAAGWYRKAAEQGLAEAQYNLGAVYLNGSGITKDEQKAREWYKKACNNGYRPACDDYLKINE, from the coding sequence ATGAAACGTTATATCATCGGATTACTTGCAGCTTGTATGCTGATGCAGCCAGCCGGAGCTCGTTGTGAAATTCCCTTGCTGGACAATATTTCTCAGTTGCAGAAAGAGGCTCAACAGGGAAATGCAGTAGCACAGAACAAGCTTGGACTGCTGTACTACACTGGTCAGGGGGTCAAGCGGGACTATGTCGAAGCGCTGCGATGGTATCGTATGGCTGCCGAGCAACAACGCGCATGGGCGCAAGTCAGTCTTGGCGTAATGTACTACACTGGTCAGGGAGTTAAGCAGGACCATGCGGAAGCGGCAACCTGGTTTCGCAAGGCTGCCGAGCAAGGGCTTCCAAAGGGGGAATACTATCTGGGAGTAGTATATGAAAAAGGTCAGGGAGTAAAGCAGGACCATGCAGAAGCGGCAACCTGGTTTCGAAGGGCTGCCGGGCAGGGTCTTGCAGAGGCTCAGAACAAGCTGGGCCTTATGTACTACTCAGGTCAAGGCGTTAAACAGGACTATGTGGAAGCGGCAACCTGGTTTCGAAAGGCTGCAGTTCAGGAATTCGCACTGGCACAAAACAGCCTTGGCGTCATGTACTACACTGGTCAGGGAGTAAAGCAGGACCATGCGGAAGCGGCAACCTGGTTTCGAAAGGCTGCCGGGCACGGCCTTTCTGTAGCAGAAAACAAGCTGGGCCTTATGTACTATACCGGCCAAAGTGTTAAACAGGACTATACAGAAGCCGCAGGATGGTTTCGTAAAGCTGCAGTTAAAGGACTCGCAGAAGCGCAATTAAATATCGGGATGCAGTACTACGCAGGACAAGGAGTAAATCAGGACTATACAGAAGCTGCAGGTTGGTATCGTAAGGCTGCCGAGCAGGGTCTTGCAGAGGCACAGTATAATTTAGGAGCAGTTTACCTGAATGGGAGTGGCATAACGAAGGACGAACAAAAAGCAAGAGAATGGTATAAAAAAGCCTGTAACAATGGATATCGACCAGCTTGCGATGACTACCTGAAGATTAACGAGTGA